A stretch of Carya illinoinensis cultivar Pawnee chromosome 14, C.illinoinensisPawnee_v1, whole genome shotgun sequence DNA encodes these proteins:
- the LOC122294842 gene encoding lamin-like protein, translated as MFLGKMENSRKIVWCLMLIMMGIVFAESRNTVLHRVGGGRNSWVPNINFTEWSSHEQFYVGDWLYFGFDKQLYNVLEVNKTSYDNCIDKDFITNITRGGRDVFNLTEAKPFYFLSGRGYCSKGMKVRVCVYDYEPPLAAPLLVYNGYPRIICSRGIQHVLLAAALVCFSLFKYI; from the exons ATGTTCTTGGGAAAAATGGAGAATTCTAGGAAAATTGTTTGGTGCTTGATGTTGATTATGATGGGCATTGTTTTTGCAGAGAGCAGAAACACTGTTCTCCACAGGGTTGGAGGTGGGAGAAACAGTTGGGTACCTAATATCAATTTTACTGAGTGGTCGAGTCACGAGCAGTTCTACGTGGGTGATTGGCTAT ATTTTGGGTTTGATAAGCAACTCTACAATGTTCTGGAAGTGAACAAGACGAGCTACGACAATTGCATTGACAAAGACTTCATAACCAACATTACTAGGGGTGGTCGAGACGTGTTTAATCTCACTGAGGCAAAGCCATTTTATTTCCTCAGTGGCAGAGGCTATTGCTCTAAGGGAATGAAAGTTAGAGTCTGTGTTTATGATTATGAACCTCCACTTGCAGCCCCACTTCTGGTCTACAATGGTTACCCGAGGATTATCTGCAGTCGGGGGATCCAACATGTGCTGCTTGCTGCAGCTTTAGTGtgtttctctctcttcaaatACATCTGA